The following are from one region of the Bacillota bacterium genome:
- a CDS encoding bifunctional folylpolyglutamate synthase/dihydrofolate synthase gives MKFEEAMDYLRNLTKFGMNFGLGRISELMRRLGNPQDKLQIVHIGGTNGKGSTGAMIAAALAAGGYRVGTFTSPHLHSYTERYRINGEEITGGDIANLIERLRPHLETMVKEGFEHPTEFEVSTALAFCYFLEQQVDLLALEVGLGGAIDSTNVINKPLVSVITNVAMDHMDYLGQTVTEIARVKVGIIKDRVPVVTASQNPAVLKVIRKACEQHKSPLVSVGQDVTWESVGDISLQGQRLNIKGRRAFHGNILIPLLGRHQLENTATAIAVLEILGDAGYQISGEAIRQGLMLTRWPARMEIVREKPMVLIDAAHNYEGAKSLRQALDDYFPTRQVVLVMGMLGDKERGRVVAELAPRARMAVITKPNSPRAGDWQQLAEEIRPLVSEVRVVEEIKAAVTQGIEDAGSGDLVCITGSFYMVAEAREYLVSELKW, from the coding sequence TTTAACAAAGTTTGGTATGAATTTTGGGTTGGGTCGAATTTCCGAGCTTATGCGCAGGTTGGGTAATCCCCAGGATAAATTGCAAATTGTACACATTGGTGGGACCAACGGAAAAGGTTCAACCGGGGCCATGATAGCTGCTGCCCTGGCGGCCGGGGGGTACCGTGTGGGTACTTTTACATCGCCCCACCTTCATTCGTATACCGAGAGGTACCGTATAAACGGTGAGGAAATTACCGGCGGTGATATTGCAAATTTGATAGAAAGGCTGCGCCCCCACCTGGAGACTATGGTCAAAGAAGGGTTTGAGCATCCCACGGAATTTGAAGTCAGCACTGCCTTAGCATTTTGCTATTTTCTGGAGCAGCAGGTAGACCTTCTTGCCCTGGAGGTAGGACTGGGCGGAGCCATAGATTCCACCAATGTAATCAACAAACCCCTGGTTTCAGTGATCACCAATGTGGCGATGGATCATATGGATTACCTGGGACAAACTGTAACTGAAATAGCCCGGGTAAAAGTAGGAATCATTAAAGACAGAGTACCCGTGGTTACGGCCTCGCAAAACCCTGCTGTGCTAAAGGTGATTCGCAAGGCATGTGAACAGCACAAATCACCCCTTGTGTCGGTGGGACAGGATGTTACCTGGGAGTCGGTGGGGGATATTTCATTGCAAGGACAGCGTCTTAACATAAAGGGACGGCGAGCATTTCACGGAAATATTTTAATTCCACTGCTTGGGCGTCATCAGTTGGAGAATACGGCTACAGCTATAGCCGTGCTGGAAATACTTGGCGATGCCGGCTACCAAATATCCGGCGAGGCTATAAGGCAGGGTTTAATGTTAACCCGATGGCCCGCGCGTATGGAAATAGTACGGGAAAAGCCTATGGTATTGATTGACGCGGCTCACAATTATGAGGGTGCTAAAAGCCTCCGGCAGGCATTGGATGATTATTTTCCCACGCGGCAGGTGGTGCTGGTGATGGGTATGTTGGGGGATAAGGAGCGCGGCCGGGTGGTGGCAGAACTTGCCCCCCGGGCACGCATGGCCGTAATTACTAAGCCCAACAGCCCGCGGGCCGGAGATTGGCAGCAGCTGGCCGAGGAAATACGCCCGCTGGTATCTGAGGTTAGGGTGGTGGAGGAAATAAAAGCAGCGGTTACCCAGGGAATTGAAGATGCCGGTTCGG